In the genome of Streptomyces sp. 846.5, the window CCATCTCGCCGATCACCATGTGCAGGAACACCACCACGGCCAGAGCGATGACATAGGCCAGCGGATGCGTCAGCTCCGAGGGCACGCCGAGGACGTGGAACGGGCCCTCCAGCAGATGGGCGATCACCGGTTCGGCGAGCGCGCCCAGCAGCAGCGAGCAGACGGTGATGCCCAGTTGGGCGGCGGCCATCATCGCGGAGACATGCTCCAGCGCGTACACCACGGTACGGGCCCGGCGGTCGCCGGCCTCGGCCAGCGGCTGGACCTGGCTGCGCCGCACCGACACCAGGGCGAACTCGGCGCCGACGAAGAAGGCGTTGCCGAGCAGCAGCAATACCGAGAAACCGATCTGCAGCACGGCGGTCATCGCTGCTCCTCCCGCCTGCGGCCGGACCACTCGGTGCCGGCGCCGACGCGGACCAGCAGGACGGCCTCGGTACGGTGCCGGTCCATGCCCAGCACGGTCAGCCGCCAGCCCGGCAGCTCCGCGGTGTCGCCCTGGGCGGGGAGCCGGCCGAGCAGGTCGGCGACCAGCCCGGCGATGGTCTCGTAGGGGCCCTCCGGGGCGTCCAGGCCGATCGCCTCCAGCTGGTCCACCCGGCAGCGGCCGTCGACCTCCCAGGCCGGGCGGCCGTCGACCGGCGGCAGCGGGCGCAGCTCCGGGTGCTCGCCGGTGTCGTGCTCGTCCAGCACCTCGCCGACCATCTCCTCGACCACGTCCTCCAGGGTGGCCACCCCGGCGGTGCCGCCATACTCGTCGACGACCACGGCCATGGCGTGCTGACGGCGCAGCAGTTCCAGCAGCCGTTCGGCCGGCAGCGTCTCGGGGACCAGCAGCGGCGCCGACATCAGCGTGGCCACGCCGGTGTCCTGGCGCCGCTCGACCGGTACGGCGAGCGCGTCCTTGAGGGTGACGATGCCGGTCACCTCGTCGATGCTGTGCTGGTAGACCGGGAACCGGGACTGACCGGTGACCCGGGTCAGGTTGAGCACGTCGGCGGCGGTGGCCGACTCCTGCAGCGCGGCGACGTCGACCCGGG includes:
- a CDS encoding hemolysin family protein, whose amino-acid sequence is MTSAWLLLGVALLLILANGLFVAAEFALVTVDRGEVARAAAAGDRRARGVQRSLRTLSFELSGAQLGITVTSLLVGMLANPSLAKLLAGPLTSIGVPGGAVHPTALVVGMLLATVVQMVVGELVPKNWAISRPVQVARAVAGPQRLFSTACRPVIVLLNGAANRLVRALGMEPAEELASARSAEELVALARHSASEGALEEDTADLFVRTLGLGELTAESVMTPRVDVAALQESATAADVLNLTRVTGQSRFPVYQHSIDEVTGIVTLKDALAVPVERRQDTGVATLMSAPLLVPETLPAERLLELLRRQHAMAVVVDEYGGTAGVATLEDVVEEMVGEVLDEHDTGEHPELRPLPPVDGRPAWEVDGRCRVDQLEAIGLDAPEGPYETIAGLVADLLGRLPAQGDTAELPGWRLTVLGMDRHRTEAVLLVRVGAGTEWSGRRREEQR